From the Phoenix dactylifera cultivar Barhee BC4 chromosome 10, palm_55x_up_171113_PBpolish2nd_filt_p, whole genome shotgun sequence genome, one window contains:
- the LOC103708556 gene encoding ribonuclease 3-like, whose translation MMAGSKALPLLFLLALVTLSSAPAMATSKFDFFYLTLMWPGAYCNSGLFSKCCRPTTGKPALDFFVQSLETYDSSNGEPVTGCSTDCRFSVNALRKLIDDLYAYWTDVSCPSNNGRQQWENVWCSYGTCSNFNETYYFQRALALRAQVDLLSLLKANGIVPSSDKLYKLEDIQDALIPTLGFSTVVECNKKWVLGESQLYKIRICVSSDAKTIISCPIQKSSSCGSKVKFLPFNPKQLPVGSAHNMANPIEMTAAIDMDM comes from the exons ATGATGGCCGGATCCAAGGCTCTTCCTCTGCTATTCCTGCTTGCCCTCGTAACTCTCTCTTCCGCCCCGGCAATGGCGACCTCCAAATTCGACTTCTTTTACCTGACCCTCATG TGGCCGGGCGCTTACTGCAATTCTGGCTTGTTCAGCAAGTGCTGTCGCCCGACTACCGGCAAACCAGCACTGGACTTCTTCGTGCAGTCCCTCGAGACGTATGATAGCAGCAATGGCGAACCTGTAACTGGATGCAGCACCGACTGCCGGTTCTCCGTCAATGCG CTGAGGAAGCTCATCGATGACTTGTATGCCTACTGGACCGACGTGTCCTGCCCTAGCAACAACGGTCGCCAACAATGGGAGAACGTCTGGTGCAGCTACGGCACTTGCTCCAACTTCAATGAGACATACTACTTCCAACGGGCTCTCGCCCTCAGGGCCCAGGTCGACCTTCTCTCCCTCCTCAAAGCCAACG GCATTGTGCCATCCAGCGACAAACTCTACAAGCTCGAAGACATCCAGGATGCACTCATCCCCACCCTCGGGTTCTCGACTGTGGTGGAATGCAACAAGAAGTGGGTCTTGGGGGAGTCCCAGCTCTACAAGATCCGCATCTGTGTCTCCAGCGATGCGAAGACGATCATCAGCTGTCCGATCCAGAAGAGTAGCAGCTGCGGCAGCAAGGTTAAGTTCCTTCCCTTCAACCCCAAGCAACTGCCCGTCGGCAGTGCCCACAACATGGCCAACCCCATCGAGATGACTGCTGCCATAGATATGGACATGTAA